In the Caenorhabditis elegans chromosome X genome, one interval contains:
- the usp-33 gene encoding Ubiquitin carboxyl-terminal hydrolase (Confirmed by transcript evidence) produces MADSAGRDDDGMNSDSSQPSQNIEKEEGILDEESSSSESGTGTDTDKDDLEENNNPRPMLPKQMESRCKHVKDINPSDLSQLLQKKLKCMTCHDSVSFSCAHQDCINSLKSSCCKNSDHLLPHMAVHNHPPILYHDRKSILCTRCMVYTPVKRFLTHTKFSTSDKVEQETRKMEPLAFRGLLGYLNFGNTCYMNAVLQLLGHCSPFTQYLIELIPPGGWSNCSHDIPKTAIQMALDLRNMYSDFPLPYLSPWKIITCVRNEMPGFECFQQQDASEFMRNLLDILDRDLKTCSEYHRTNTLIEMGNPEMDYAIAMNAPHTKTAISAIFQGVLENQIQCHSCGFRSRTIENFLDLSIPIVGENEFEEMYASKKLDTPKAPCTSSNIEDGQDPGFLVHQGAFNKTSLESCLDRFFQNSTLQDDNQYSCSKCEVLVDATKSTKAHRLPEVIIIQLKRFRHTMFGSCKVGKVVEFPLRSQDFGRWTTSGEPALYDLVGFVVHEGRSLEFGHYVSYCRHEQDNQWYKFDDMVVTRCDATQVAKSQPYILMYRKHTTNGEPSISQNTESPFNFFASRRLFSDRDSEAWDVIRKCLDEDGKEKKVAGSSRKNIRKKKKRMTKQQITDILKKASIDDVEQHYKALQQIMDDIVKSLSQKDPNRDKNKASQDASKEALNNLVISMETWFKVMIKKKWVERRLEEERELDETHRLLYQDESIPNTSG; encoded by the exons atggcgGATAGTGCAGGGCGTGATGACGACGGAATGAATTCGGATAGCAGTCAGCCATCACAGAACATCGAAAAAGAAGAGGGTATACTAGATGAGGAGTCGTCATCGTCTGAATCAGGAACGGGTACAGATACCGATAAGGATGATCTGGAAGAGAATAATAATCCGCGACCG aTGCTTCCAAAACAAATGGAATCTCGCTGCAAACACGTCAAAGACATCAATCCATCAGACCTCAGCCAGCTTCTACAGAAGAAGTTAAAATGCATGACTTGCCATGATTCAGTCAGTTTCTCATGTGCTCATCAAGATTGTATTAATAGTTTGAAGTCAAGCTGTTGCAAAAATTCCGACCACCTTCTTCCTCATATGGCG gttCACAATCATCCTCCAATATTATATCACGATCGGAAATCAATTCTATGTACACGTTGCATGGTCTACACTCCTGTCAAGCGGTTCCTCACACAT ACCAAGTTTTCAACGAGCGACAAAGTGGAGCaggaaacaagaaaaatggagCCTCTAGCTTTCAGAG GATTGCTCGGGTATCTCAATTTCGGGAACACTTGTTACATGAATGCGGTTCTACAACTTTTAGGACATTGCTCACCGTTCACACAGTATTTGATAGAGCTT ATACCTCCAGGTGGCTGGTCAAACTGTTCACACGACATTCCAAAAACTGCAATTCAAATGGCACTTGATCTCCGAAATATGTATAGTGATTTTCCTCTACCTTACTTGAGTCCTTGGAAAATTATTACA tgtgtTCGCAATGAGATGCCAGGATTTGAGTGTTTCCAGCAGCAAGATGCTAGTGAATTCATGCGAAACCTTCTTGATATTCTTGACAGAGATTTGAAAACATGCTCCGAGTATCACCGAACAAATACACTAATCGAAATGGGGAATCCTGAAATGGACTACGCAATAGCTATGAATGCTCCGCACACGAAAActgcaatttcagcaattttccaaGGAGTTTTAGAGAATCAAATTCAATGTCATTCATGCGGGTTTCGCTCACGGaccattgaaaattttttg GATCTTTCAATTCCAATAGTCGGAGAAAATGAGTTTGAAGAAATGTATGCATCAAAGAAACTCGATACACCAAAAGCACCATGCACCTCATCAAACATTGAAGACGGACAGGACCCCGGATTTCTTGTTCATCAGGGAGCGTTCAACAAGACTAGTCTAGAGTCGTGTCTTGACAGattctttcaaaattccacGCTACAAGATGATAATCAATATTCCTGCAGTAAATGTGAAGT tcttgTCGATGCCACCAAATCAACAAAAGCTCACCGGTTACCGGAAGTGATCATCATCCAGCTGAAACGCTTCCGCCACACAATGTTCGGATCTTGCAAAGTGGGAAAGGTGGTCGAGTTCCCGTTGCGGAGCCAAGATTTTGGTCGGTGGACGACAAGTGGCGAGCCAGCATTGTATGATTTGGTTGGATTTGTGGTCCATGAAGGAAGAAGCCTCGAGTTTGGGCATTATGTCTCATATTGTAGACACGAACAGGATAATCAGTG gtACAAGTTCGACGATATGGTTGTAACAAGATGCGATGCGACTCAAGTTGCCAAAAGCCAGCCGTATATTCTTATGTATCGTAAGCACACTACTAACGGAGAGCCCAGTATTAGTCAAAACACTGAGTCTCCGTTTAAT TTCTTTGCATCTCGTCGGCTCTTTTCGGATCGAGATTCAGAAGCTTGGGATGTGATCCGAAAATGTTTGGATGAAgacggaaaagaaaaaaaagtagcgGGATCTTCTAGAAAGAAtataagaaagaaaaagaaacgaatGACCAAACAACAGATTACGGATATTTTGAAGAAAGCATCAATTGATGACGTGGAGCAGCATTACAAAGCTCTTCAACAAATAATGGATGACATTGTCAAGTCACTATCACAg AAAGATCCAAATCGTGACAAGAATAAGGCGTCTCAAGACGCATCAAAAGAAGCTCTTAACAACCTGGTGATATCTATGGAAACGTGGTTTAAAGTGATGATTAAGAAAAAATGGGTTGAACGTCGGCTGGAAGAGGAAAGAGAACTTGATGAAACGCATCGACTATTGTATCAAGATGAATCGATTCCCAACACTTCCGGCTGa
- the K09A9.8 gene encoding uncharacterized protein (Confirmed by transcript evidence), which yields MFYQQVTVILILINSVLPFSTDPHGINKVFFYLEKHPELATSLLIREKQHITGGVNCLQFDYVYFEWVNEKVKSPFPKLTDKKEYCTIVKCDNVFGPADIVNCSIFDG from the exons atgttttatcaacAAGTTACAGTCATTTTAATTCTGATAAATTCAGTTTTACCTTTTTCAACTGATCCTCACGGTATTAATAAGGTCTTCTTTTATCTCGAAAAGCATCCAGAACTTGCTACAAGTTTATTGATC AGAGAAAAACAACACATCACTGGCGGTGTAAACTGTCTTCAATTCGACTATGTCTACTTTGAGTGGGTGAacgaaaaagtcaaaagtcCATTTCCGAAGTTAACagacaaaaaagaatattGCACTATTGTCAA GTGTGACAATGTTTTTGGGCCAGCAGACATTGtaaattgctcaatttttgatggTTAA
- the ent-2 gene encoding Equilibrative nucleoside transporter 3 (Confirmed by transcript evidence), which produces MSAAVELQPLNEAKKVEDAEVEEETPEPEDKGNLVFYIILLHGIGTLMPWNMLITISYDYFESYKMLANSTIDMDTGKVTGDPTVYSSNFQSFQTIASQVPNLLLNLLNIFIVVKGGLAGRITVGLSIVAVCVITTMIFIYVETSTWLTGFFTLTIITIIVLNGANGVYQNSIFGLASELPFKYTNAVIIGNNLCGTFVTLLSMSTKAVTRNILDRSFAYFSIALITLVFCFISFHILKKQRFYQFYSTRAERQRAKNEEAADNEGKMANYIATFKEAFPQLINVFLVFFVTLSIFPGVMMYVKDEKKGGTYDFPLPQNYFMDVTTFLQFNVFAFIGSIVAGRKQWPAPNKLWIPVYLRLLYIPFFIFCNYLPETRTLPVFFESTWLFIIVAASMSFGSGYFSGLSMMYTSKTVDPSKAQVAGMMAGFFLISGIVSGLIFTMVIKFVVTA; this is translated from the exons ATGTCCGCTGCAGTGGAGCTTCAGCCGTTAAACGAGGCGAAGAAGGTCGAGGATGCCGAAGTCGAGGAAGAAACCCCGGAGCCGGAGGACAAGGGAAACCTTGTTTTCTACATTATCTTGCTCCATGGTATCGGAACTCTTATGCCGTGGAACATGCTTATCACCATCTCCTATGAC TACTTCGAATCGTACAAAATGCTCGCCAACTCAACAATCGACATGGACACCGGAAAAGTGACCGGAGACCCGACGGTCTATTCATCCAACTTCCAAAGCTTCCAAACAATCGCTTCCCAAGTGCCGAACCTTCTTCTCAATCTTCTCAACATCTTCATTGTCGTCAA gggAGGACTTGCTGGCCGCATCACTGTCGGACTCTCCATCGTAGCTGTCTGTGTGATCACTACTATGATCTTCATCTACGTCGAAACCTCCACAT GGCTCACTGGATTTTTCACTCTTACCATCATCACAATCATCGTGTTGAACGGAGCAAATGGAGTCTATCAAAACAGTATCTTCGGCCTCGCTTCTGAACTTCCATTCAAGTACACCAATGCTGTCATCATTGGAAATAACTTGTGCGGAACATTCGTTACCTTGCTCAGTATGTCAACCAAGGCTGTCACTCGCAACATCCTGGATAGATCATTCGCCTACTTTTCAATTGCGTTGATCACATTGGTCTTCTGCTTCATCTCGTTCCACATCCTTAAGAAGCAACGCTTCTACCAGTTTTACAGCACACGTGCCGAAAGACAACGCGCCAAGAATGAGGAAGCAGCTGACAACGAAGGAAAGATGGCAAACTACATTGCGACCTTCAAAGAGGCTTTCCCACAACTTATTAAtgtatttttggtgtttttcgtCACGCTTTCAATCTTCCCTGGAGTCATGATGTACGTTAAGGATGAGAAGAAAGGAGGAACCTACGATTTCCCATTGCCAC agaaCTACTTCATGGATGTTACCACATTCCTTCAATTCAACGTGTTTGCCTTCATCGGATCAATCGTCGCCGGGAGAAAGCAATGG CCCGCCCCGAACAAGCTCTGGATCCCAGTCTACCTCCGTCTCCTCTACATCCCATTCTTCATCTTCTGCAACTACCTCCCTGAGACCCGCACACTCCCGGTCTTCTTCGAATCCACGTGGCTTTTCATCATTGTGGCCGCATCGATGAGCTTCGGAAGTGGATACTTCTCAGGACTCTCCATGATGTACACTTCAAAGACTGTCGATCCATCAAAGGCTCAGGTGGCTGGAATGATGGCTGGATTTTTCCTCATTTCAGGAATCGTCTCAGGTCTCATTTTCACTATGGTCATCAAGTTTGTCGTCACtgcctaa
- the rab-14 gene encoding Ras-related protein Rab-14 (Confirmed by transcript evidence) encodes MTAAPYNYSYIFKYIIIGDMGVGKSCLLHQFTEKKFMADCPHTIGVEFGTRIIEVSGQKIKLQIWDTAGQERFRAVTRSYYRGAAGALMVYDITRRSTYNHLSSWLADAKSLTNPNTAIFLIGNKADLEDQRDVPYEEAKAFAEENGLTFLECSAKTGSNVEDAFLETAKQIYQNIQDGSLDLNAADTGVQPKQNLPRAAENNGKKDCNC; translated from the exons atgACGGCTGCTCCTTACAATTATtcgtatattttcaaatatattattATTGGTGATATGGGTGTCGGAAAATCGTGTCTTCTTCATCAGTTCACAGAAAAGAAGT TCATGGCCGACTGCCCGCACACAATCGGCGTGGAATTCGGCACCAGGATTATTGAGGTCAGCGGACAGAAGATCAAGCTTCAAATCTGGGACACGGCGGGCCAGGAGCGATTCCGCGCTGTGACGCGATCATATTATCGTGGAGCAGCCGGAGCCTTGATGGTCTACGACATCACTCGCCGTTCTACCTACAATCATTTGAGCAGCTGGTTGGCCGACGCAAAAAGCTTGACCAATCCAAATACG GCCATCTTTCTTATCGGAAACAAAGCCGACCTCGAAGATCAACGTGACGTGCCATACGAGGAAGCAAAAGCTTTCGCCGAAGAAAACGGGCTCACTTTCTTGGAGTGCAGTGCGAAGAC tggcaGTAACGTCGAAGACGCTTTCCTCGAAACGGCCAAGCAAATCTATCAGAATATCCAAGACGGAAGTTTGGACTTGAACGCCGCCGACACTGGCGTCCAGCCAAAACAGAACTTGCCACGTGCAGCTGAAAATAATGGGAAGAAGGACTGCAACTGCTAG
- the nipi-3 gene encoding Protein nipi-3 (Confirmed by transcript evidence): MARTKCKTKTVANPRTGVRKTAKDLSEPVRQDAVSRRRPTTLPFVGNTSSRPRVFYDVLAKKNVVFPNVKAEYHYRVRNAPKIDPKNFGTTLPICYSSIGPAKTLELRPLGRLPPHIIKALNDHYVQLTRGSMVPAADLYNNGDHPAEQRIPTMLNENEYLRLIQELEEEEKSKQFSATSSSAPHVNPYSAQHLVNGEIIGIFVIYGTGLVTRAVCSQTREMFTAHVLPEWKASKVIDVIRRLQIPTDISSMTADEIRLSELCISKRMEIIKSNDRYILMNPCESATIHSYATERLDEITENDVMSIYQKVVEIVRFCHSRKVILQNFKPRSFYLKKDAHNKWVVRPCFLQDMSCEEDQSEAQFTRRSVCVPFMAPEMLTAESRTHHSYSTELWGLGVLLYILLTGKYPFHENSMPLLFRTIKFKQHRWPFNFISSKSRNIVNMLLKKAPATRMNLEDLWNQVNGDFPEIRCRSNIILKKQDMIVKMDLFEMYYNTYKDRLLPKNVLPMYEEMKACRNDSTILTEMAKRDFRSIQEQMKRRIETKPTEYQTLVMQVRLQQINQLFFEKEVSQAQKQHRAPRLVQLKCSDISKELLLPGDIYPISEHYHPSQQPVDKVVYKLLSDANSLAFPTVMKGTVPKSYPPPVFKGLDISPS; this comes from the exons ATGGCTCGTACAAAATGCAAAACCAAAACCGTAGCCAATCCTAGAACTGGAGTCAGAAAAACCGCAAAAGATCTTTCTGAACCAGTTCGTCAGGATGCCGTTTCAAGAAGGAGGCCCACAACTCTTCCTTTTGTTGGAAATACCTCAAGTCGTCCAAGGGTGTTTTACGATGTTCTAGCCAAGAAGAATGTCGTCTTCCCAAATGTCAAAGCAGAGTACCACTATAGAGTTCGCAATGCTCCGAAGATTGATCCAAAGAATTTTGGCACGACGCTTCCAATCTGCTATTCTTCAATCGGACCTGCAAAAACACTTGAACTTCGTCCACTGGGTCGTCTACCCCCGCACATCATCAAAGCGTTGAATGATCACTACGTGCAACTGACACGTGGATCTATGGTTCCGGCTGCGGATCTATATAACAATGGAGATCATCCAGCAGAACAACGCATACCAACAATGTTGAATGAGAATGAGTACTTGCGTTTGATCCAGGAACTCGAGGAAGAGGAGAAGTCGAAGCAGTTTTCAGCTACATCCAGCTCCGCACCACATGTGAACCCATATAGTGCCCAACACTTG GTTAACGGTGAAATTATCGGAATCTTTGTCATTTATGGAACTGGTCTTGTTACTCGCGCTGTTTGCTCACAAACTCGCGAAATGTTTACCGCTCACGTGCTTCCTGAATGGAAAGCGTCGAAAGTGATTGACGTCATTCGACGACTTCAAATCCCCACCGACATCTCATCCATGACCGCTGATGAAATCCGTTTAAG CGAACTCTGCATATCAAAGAGAATGGAAATTATCAAGAGTAACGACAGATACATTCTTATGAATCCGTGCGAATCGGCTACAATTCACTCCTACGCCACCGAGCGTCTTGATGAAATAACTGAAAACGACGTGATGAGTATCTACCAAAAGGTTGTGGAGATTGTTCGATTTTGTCATTCGAGAAAAGTGATTCTCCAAAACTTCAAGCCTAGAAGCTTCTACCTAAAGAAAGATGCACATAACAAATGGGTTGTTCGTCCGTGCTTCCTTCAAGACATGAGCTGTGAGGAAGATCAGTCCGAAGCGCAATTTACTCGTAGATCAGTTTGCGTTCCATTCATGGCTCCGGAG atgctcACTGCCGAGTCGAGAACACATCATAGCTATAGCACCGAGCTTTGGGGACTTGGTGTCTTACTGTACATATTGCTAACTGGAAAGTATCCATTCCATGAGAATAGTATGCCACTGTTGTTCCGTACCATCAAATTCAAACAACATCGCTGGCCGTTTAATTTTATATCCTCCAAAA GTAGAAACATTGTGAACATGCTGCTAAAAAAAGCACCAGCAACCCGAATGAATCTCGAAGATCTGTGGAATCAAGTGAATGGAGATTTCCCGGAAATTAGATGTCGTTCCAACATAATCCTGAAGAAACAGGATATGATTGTGAAGATGGACCTGTTCGAGATGTACTACAACACCTATAAAGATCGACTTCTTCCGAAAAACGTACTCCCAATGTATGAAGAAATGAAGGCTTGCAGAAATGATTCAACAATTCTCACCGAAATGGCAAAGAGAGATTTTCGCTCAATTCAAGAGCAGATGAAACGTCGAATTGAAACGAAACCAACTGAATATCAAACATTAGTGATGCAAGTTCGCCTGCAACAGATCAACCAACTATTCTTCGAGAAGGAAGTAAGCCAAGCCCAAAAGCAACATCGTGCTCCAAGACTGGTCCAACTGAAATGCAGTGATATATCGAAAGAGCTACTGCTTCCCGGTGACATTTACCCAATTAGCGAACATTATCACCCAAGCCAGCAGCCAGTTGATAAAGTCGTCTACAAGCTTCTGTCCGACGCCAATTCGCTGGCGTTTCCAACTGTTATGAAAGGGACCGTTCCGAAATCATATCCACCTCCGGTGTTCAAGGGACTTGACATATCGCCCTCCTAA